CCTGGTGAGTAGGTGAATGTGTAAGTAATGATGTGTATGGCTTTGTCATATAGATTTCTGAGTAGTTTGTGATGGGCCAGGGACCGACCATCCATTTAGGTCGTGAAGGGAGTGCGCAATCTCCGAGACTTCGAAAGGACGATCCAGCGAGAGTTGAGATGTCCCCTTGTCCTCTTGTCGGTTTGTCCCACGGGACAGATTTGCGCCCTGTCGGAAGGTAGATGTCTGCCAGGGCGTCAGCAAAGTCCCGCGTACTCGTGCCTTCTTTCGTGTGGAGATGAACGAGCCTTTCGATCGTTAGCCGGGCATTATTCTTGGTCGGTTAATTTGTTGCTGTCGGCGAATAGGTGCCTGAGAAGGCTCCACTTGCTGCCCCTCCTCATTGTACCGTCCGCTTCGTTACACACCTCGTCCCATTTGCTAACTCAGCTTACTGGAGTGTTCTTCGATCTCTTTTTTGATTGCCGTTAATTTAGACCTCAGCCTCCTGTTTAGCTTCTGCTGTTTCCGTCTTTCTCTTGACGCGTTCTTGGCCTATAGGTGTGCGAGTCTGGAGTCCATGGCCGGCAGCTCCAGGTCCGTGCTTACTTCTTTAGTGGCGTTACCCAGCGTAATTTTTAGATTTTCCAGGAGCTCTTCGAAGGTTTCTTCTTGTCTGTCCTCATTACCCCTCATTTTCCGGAAGAGGTCCCAGTCGACTTGGGTGTACGTCTTTGGAGGAGTGGGTGTGATGCGGACGTTGATTTCTAGGAAGAAATGGCCACTGCCAAGGTCCTCTTGCAGGTTGTCCCACGACCTGTCCGCGTTTCCGAGGAACGTCAGGTCCGGGGTGGTGTCCCTTTGAACCGAGTTGTCTCTGCGCAACGGGAACCTTCAGTCCGTGATGAGTTTCATGCCTGGGCTGTCCGCGCACTCGGCTAGGTTAATCCCTTTCCTGTCATTGGTGGCGTATCCCCAGACGGTGCTGTGCGCGTTGAAGTCTCTGGCAACGATCAGCGGCCTGTCCTTGGCTTGCGACGCGGCCGATGTGAGAAGCAGGGTTTGGGTATGGGGTGGTTGgattccattgtttcaaacatcacttacagcgcgtacatagacagggaccaaaagaacgacgagaCAGGCGCTGACGGCCacacagcgcttgtcttcgtcgttcttttggtccctgtctatgtacgcgctgtaagtgatgtttgaaacaatgtGAGAAGtttgttaaagggaccctgaagcgatattgacgattttctacaaacatactgagtcgttggagtaggtccttctgatcattaattgacgcatatAAGTGcttcgcgtaaagcgtgtaatttatgatgttttaaaaatgcacatcgctgccaatcgcagcacattgcgcggcggaattttaagccacacctacccatatgacgcaaatcatccatatgacgtcagtggggcgagctatttgattggctgaccagggcgcgtgatcgataattttcccaactttatggtaaacaaatgattttcgtaatagttggaatgttagttcatttgtttttataaatataAAGTAACATAAAGcgaatgcacaaggacaatttttcagtacacttaagcacttccggcacacagcaagtgtcgtctgcttgtgttacaacgtgctccgtctttgacgagagctccgccgtcagtgtcggtctgtcttttcgcgagcgctatgattcgactttgttgcgttgtggactgcaaacgtagcgattgGCAATATGTCAGGCTGCGACATCGTGtacctctgcaagccagtagacgagtgaactggctgcagcacatcagactgccgctatccgatcggcgccaggatttgcgcgattgcggccgtcactttacacccgaagattactaacgcaatagcgtttcgcgagtctggtattagagtaaacgcaagcgcaaaggggacagggcgtggccgtgtccccttgcgtgtcgtttcatgggactatagtgaactagaacttattctagttcactatagtagaagtattctagttcactatacaTGGGacgaacagaagcgcaaatgtgaatggtctgcacggtgcagccacctagtggcatagagctcaaccagacacagtagcagtaacaaaatgtattcttctttgctgcttttCAACGGATGATTACATCGATTTCTCCTGCTAATATTGCTTTCATTCTTTAACCACCGTAATTTCGAATTTGCCATAACAGTTCCCAAAATGTACTTCTCATTAAAACTTGAGATAAACCACCGATCTCTTGGCCAAGTACGACTTGGatgaacagcagcagcaacttgAAGAAGAGGAGGCGCGGCATCtcgagcagcagcggcggcggcttcGGCGGCGGCCCGCCCGCGACCCCTTCGCCATGTCGTCGGACGAAGACGATGGGGACGCGACGATTCTGCAGCTGCTGCAGACCGCCGTGCGCACCGCGATCGTCGCGTTCGCGCTGACGTTCGCCGCGTGGCTCTACTGCCGGCTGAGCCAGCGCCGCTGCAAGTGCGTCGCCCGGCTCGAGGGCAAGACGGTCCTGATAACCGGCGGCAGCGCAGGCATCGGCTACGAGACGGCCAAAGCGCTGGCGTCGCGCGGAGCCCGGGTCATCTTCACCTGCCGCAACATGCAGGTGGGCCGCCAGGCGCTCGCCTCCATGATCGAggcgagcggcggcggcgacgtGGTGCTCAAGCATCTCGACCTCTGCTCGCTGTCCTCGGTGCGCCGCCTGGCGACCGACGTCATGGCGACCGAGCCCCGACTCGACCTGCTCGTCAACAACGCGGgtcggtcggcgccgccgcagcgGACGCTCACCGTCGACGGCTACGAGACGACCATACAGAGCAACCACCTGGGCCACGCGCTGCTCACGGGCATGCTGCTCGACCTGCTGCGGCGCTCGGCCCCGTCGCGCGTCGTCGTAGTCTCGTCCATGGTGCACGCGTGGGCGCAGCTGGACCCGGACGACCCGTTCCTCGAGCGCCACTACACGCCGAGCCGCGCGTATGGCCTATCCAAGCTGTACAACGTGTACTTCGCCCGCGAGCTGGCCGACAAGCTCCGCGGCGAGCAGGTCACCGTCAACGCCCTCCACCCGGGTCTGGTCAAGTCGCGCTTCTTCCGCGAGCCGCCCATCAC
The sequence above is drawn from the Dermacentor andersoni chromosome 7, qqDerAnde1_hic_scaffold, whole genome shotgun sequence genome and encodes:
- the LOC126533539 gene encoding retinol dehydrogenase 14-like; the protein is MSSDEDDGDATILQLLQTAVRTAIVAFALTFAAWLYCRLSQRRCKCVARLEGKTVLITGGSAGIGYETAKALASRGARVIFTCRNMQVGRQALASMIEASGGGDVVLKHLDLCSLSSVRRLATDVMATEPRLDLLVNNAGRSAPPQRTLTVDGYETTIQSNHLGHALLTGMLLDLLRRSAPSRVVVVSSMVHAWAQLDPDDPFLERHYTPSRAYGLSKLYNVYFARELADKLRGEQVTVNALHPGLVKSRFFREPPITYCAKFLRYAVIPLFGKSPSEGAQTSIHLCLAPELAHTTGRYFMECREAKPAAHALDPTLQRQAWEITEQALNVRLCY